The window tggttgtctatgTGCTTCTTCACTTCTGGCTCCGTCGCAAAGCGCCGCCTGCAGTTAGGCATCGGACAGCAGAACGGCCTATCACCTTGATGTGTACGAGTGTGCTGATCGAGAATGGCCTTCTGGCGGAAGTCTTTCCCACACTGTCCACATTTATACGGTTTCTCACCTGTGTGAATACGAATATGCTGATTGAGGATCGTCCGCTGCCTGAAATTTCGACCACAGTATACACAGCCGTAAGGCTTCTCATTTGTATGTATTCGAAGATGTTGTGTGAGGTGAGATTGTTGTCGAAACCGCTTACCGCACTCTGGGCATGGATATGGCCTAGACTCTATATGGATGCAACCGTGTTGCAGCAATGTCGATTTCTGCTTGAACTCCTTTTGGCAAATAGGACAGCGCACATAAAGGGGCATCCCTGCACTTCTCCCGTGCTGTATTACATCGGGCAGCAGTCCGCCAGGTTTTACCTGACCCTGTTTTAAGTACTGAAGTGCCCCAAAGTTTCCTGCAGGACCCCCATTTCCAAACACTGAATGGTTCATACCCTTGGCATCCTTGAAATATGCTTGATATTGTTGCACATTGCCAGCACTGTCAGGAGAAAAACACTGCCCATTGCTACGAGCCTGGTCCGGTGGCACACTGCCGTCTTCAGGATTCCCAAATGTAGAAGCTGCATCATCCTTCTCAGCATCAGGTGGGTATGGCACATCTTGAGGCCACAGGGTAGGCGTCATACCATTCTTGAACACCAAATGAGGACTCACATctgtaaaataaacaaaataatgatgTATAAGTGTTTCAGTTATAAATTTTGACTCATGCAATGACATAAGGACAACAAAACCTTGTGTAGCAATTAATTACAAAGTTATGAAGTGGAAAATAATAGCTACTAACAGTTTTACAACATATTTCCCTACAGTAAGCATTCAAGTTATTTCGCTTTCTTGAATCCATAAGAAAATAACAATCTTGTGTGGGTGTTGCACCGCTTGCCAACAGATAGTTGTATCATTCTATGAAAGAAAACCTTTGCTTGATAAATGTTCTTGCATGTTTCAGTTATCTGATGTACACAGATACAAGTGTTTCTAATTAAATGATGATATTCAACTTGCCAACATTCTGGCATCTGACAAATGGCTTGTGAATTTCCTTGAACAAATCCTTTTATGTGACAAGTTTTCATGGATTGGTAAGGGACCCATCTGTCACATGTATTCTACTACTTTAACAAAACAATCATACAGAAAGTATTGATATCTCTCAAAATTAATAATGACAGATACAATAACCACATCCAAAAAACAGATTGGAAATCCTGAGCTGGCCTTAAGAAACATTGACAGGCACAGAGACCTGAGTATTTGGAATCTTTAGCGTTCTGctggagaaaatttttaaaaaaaagatgcaaGAAGAGACGGTCTGGAGATGTAAGTAAAGGCACAGCCAATAAATCTTGATTAACAGAAATGGAAAATTCAGGTTGAAATATCAACAATTGTGGAAAGGATGGCACAATGAGTTACAAACAGGTAAAACAAAAACACAGTTACACATAGAATTATTGGCCAAAGCTTTCATTAGAAAAGAGTAACACATATGTATtcagacaagcaagcacacctcacacacaggtCTGCTACCTCTGGCTGCTCAGGCCTTACTGAAACTGATATCAAGATCCAATCCATAGTGAAGCAGGAAAGGGGGAGAGACAATGGGGTACAAGTGGGGGAAGAGGAAACAGTACTGCCTCATGGAGTGGCAGACAAGGCTACCCAGCACAGCATCTCTGTGAGAGATGAAGGGAAGGGGGAAACGGGAgcagaaaggagaggagcagagaagggaaaAAGATTGGTgagtgcattggcagagagcagtGCACAAGAAGGGTGAGGATGTGAGCTTTGAGGAGGTGATAGGAGAGAATGGGAGGGAACTGTCGGGAGGAGGGtgggggacagtaggttaccataggttgagtcCAGGATGATTTTGGGAGTTGAGAATGTGTTGTaatgataactcccatctgcacagttcagaaaagctggcagTAGAGGAGAGCATacagatggcccaggttgtgaagcagccactgaagtcGAGCACGTTACATTCATCAATAACATGtgcaacagagtggtccacttttctcttagcctcagtttgGTGGTGACCATTCACCCTGGTGGATAGCTTGTTGACCCTTTCCACAGGGATCATATCTCTGTGGAAGAACCAAGAGCAAGTCCTGTCCAATCCAACCATTCAGCACTTCCTATTACAGTCCTGTCACAGCTTATTCTACCTGGGCCACCTGTAAAAGCAGCCATGTCGTGTACCACCTCTCCTGCAATCATTGTTCAGCTTTTGATATTGATATGACTTCCAACCAGACATCAACCAATAAGGATAGCCCCCATCAAACTGTGgctaagagcaaagtggaccacactgttgcataacatgcagctgaacataacatgcttgtttTCAATGGCTGATTAACAGCCCAGGTCATCTGGATCCTCtcctccaacaccagcttttctgaactgcacagatgggagttaaccTTCGGAATTaccttccaacatattcttctctcACAAAATTATCCCAGCATAGGCCTATGGCAACCTACTGTCGCCACACCCTCTACCAAACAGTTTCCGCCCCctttgtcctatcacctcctcccaactCACGTTCCCATCCTTACTGTGCACTGTTCTCTGCCAATGTACTCACCTATCTTTCCCTCTTCTCTGTTAGTCTCCATTTTTCCCATTCCATCTCTCTCTCACACAGGCACAGTCTCCTAATGCTGCACCAGATAGCCTTGTCTGCCAACTCTAGTCCCAGCACACTCCATCAGACAGCACTGTTTACTCTTCCCCTACTTGTACCCTGCTATTCCTTCCCTTTCCCCACTGCACAATGGAATGGATTTCAGTTTCAGTATGACCTGAACTGCCAGAGATAGTGATCAAGTGTCTAGgggatgtgcttgcttgtgtgaatgcgtGTGTGTTTTGCTTTCCTGacaaaggctttggccaaaaccttaatgtgtaacagtcttttcattgtgtctgtctgcaactcaatgtgtcagctTTACAGTGAGTAGCCATCTATCTTCTATGTAATAGTTAATTAAGAGAAATGTGATAAAGGATTCAATAAAAAAGAGATATGCTGCTGTAGATCCAAAGGCTCAAGACTGAATATGCCTGACTATGTCAGTTAGCCATGACAAGATTTACACCATGTTTGATGAATATAGCTTTTCTGTCAATCATTACAGACACGACAGAAATATGCTTAGGGACCTCTTACACGACACCTAGTACAAATTGGAACTACACTGCTCTGGAAATTCTACTGAGATTCTTCAGCACCATTAAAAAGCAACTAAAAATCAGGGAAAAGTTCCTGAGAAAGTTAACAAGGTTTTGCTGCtttaaaatacgaaataaattTCATATATCCAATTCTGATGAGATATTTGTTTCACTAAAGCAAATTTAAATATCTCTCTTCCAGTCTATGTTAAATGAACTTGTTATCTCAAACAAGAAAGAGAGATCCCACAAAATACTACAAGCTGGAATACAGTTTCCGAGAACGGAATGGACACGCAGCCAAAAATTGAAACGACACAGTACTTCTTATCTCTTATTGTTAATTACATTTAATCGGGCTGTTGGATCTTCAACGAGCCGCCCAGCAAAGGGAGAAGACTCGGTCTACTAAAGAGCTCAAAGAGCGCGGCCAACTTTGCCCTGGCGTTATCGTGAGGAGGACTAGAAGTAGTGGGGCGCTCGCCTTGGTGTGTGCGGACGTGCTGGTTGAGGATGGCCTTCTGGCGGAAGTGCTTGCCGCACTGCGGGCACCGGTAAGGCTTCTCACCCGAATGGATGCGCAGGTGCTGGTTGAGGATGGCACGTTGCCGGAAGGAGCGCTCGCAGTATGCGCAGGCGTAAGGCTTCTCATTGGCGTGGATGCGTAGATGCTGTGTCAGATGGGACTGTTGTCGGAACCGCTTTCCACATTCGGGGCAACCGTAAGGGCGGCTGTCAGTATGGATACGTTCGTGCTGCAACAGTGTCGATTTCTGCTTGAAGTCCTTGCCACACGTAAGACACTTGAAAAGCCTGAGCTCTGAGCCCGAACCGTTGCCTCCCCGCCCCGGTTTTCCTGTTCCCGGACCTTGTGCCTGTTGCTGTTGTGCTTGATGCTGGGCTTGCTGTTGCTGCTGGATGATGTCAGGCAGTGAGCGCACATCTACCTGAACATTTGGGTATGCAACTGCACCGACACCCACACCTGTCCCGTCAGTGATGCTCGTCCCCAGACCTACACCACTTCCATCTCCCATGCCCATTGTACCAAGTGAAGTTAACATCACTCCCGGTTGCTTCAAGTAATGAAGGGCAGTAAAGCCACTTGGTGtgagcacatgtggtggcattcctggTGTGTGACGCTGATCCTTGAAATAATGTTGTGTCGCATATGCcagatgttgctgttgttgctgctgttgttgttgatgcTGCTGTTGCATATCTGCTGGAGGAAAACATTGAGCAGCTGCTACTGCAGCAGCCACCCTCTGCTGTTGCTCAACATCAACttggtgctgctgctgttgttgttgctgctgctgctgctgctgtaactCTTGTGGGAAACACTGTGCTGCTGTGACAACtctctgttgctgctgttgttgttgctgctgctgctgttcaacATCAgcttgatgctgctgctgctgttgtggagGAGCTGGCTGCTGTGATGCTGGGGGTTGCTGTGGCTGAGGCTGTGTCTGCTGCTGCTGTGGTGTCCCTTGCTGCTGCTGTGTTGGTGAATGTTGCTGAGGATCATCCTCTACAGGTGTCTGTTGCGGTGGTGCTGTAGCATCCTgtggtggtggatatggggaggggACAGGTGATGTCATTGtgccttgctgc is drawn from Schistocerca gregaria isolate iqSchGreg1 chromosome 3, iqSchGreg1.2, whole genome shotgun sequence and contains these coding sequences:
- the LOC126354262 gene encoding zinc finger protein 628 isoform X1, translated to MAINFSASFAAYLAAGLKVPRQFMYCIAQDTGALYVPYKDGTDRQQAQAGQWATGPLQDGTGGYHPQQQGGSSASGSPQQSCGDPETVAPPPPPTQPPQQQQQGTMTSPVPSPYPPPQDATAPPQQTPVEDDPQQHSPTQQQQGTPQQQQTQPQPQQPPASQQPAPPQQQQQHQADVEQQQQQQQQQQQRVVTAAQCFPQELQQQQQQQQQQQQHQVDVEQQQRVAAAVAAAQCFPPADMQQQHQQQQQQQQQHLAYATQHYFKDQRHTPGMPPHVLTPSGFTALHYLKQPGVMLTSLGTMGMGDGSGVGLGTSITDGTGVGVGAVAYPNVQVDVRSLPDIIQQQQQAQHQAQQQQAQGPGTGKPGRGGNGSGSELRLFKCLTCGKDFKQKSTLLQHERIHTDSRPYGCPECGKRFRQQSHLTQHLRIHANEKPYACAYCERSFRQRAILNQHLRIHSGEKPYRCPQCGKHFRQKAILNQHVRTHQDVSPHLVFKNGMTPTLWPQDVPYPPDAEKDDAASTFGNPEDGSVPPDQARSNGQCFSPDSAGNVQQYQAYFKDAKGMNHSVFGNGGPAGNFGALQYLKQGQVKPGGLLPDVIQHGRSAGMPLYVRCPICQKEFKQKSTLLQHGCIHIESRPYPCPECGKRFRQQSHLTQHLRIHTNEKPYGCVYCGRNFRQRTILNQHIRIHTGEKPYKCGQCGKDFRQKAILDQHTRTHQGDRPFCCPMPNCRRRFATEPEVKKHIDNHMNPHAAKSRRANTAGVGVLEAKHHPGATVLGGERGPPTLLTRGIPPTAVVKPELYFPQCYAPTFNHQPPPPPPPPPPNAQFAAAQGAGGSISGGNINGAAINGNTINGNSINGTTINANAINGNTIGAASNLSNLSGSNLSGGSITAGSLNGGGINGASSSNNSTNNNQSPVMNSPAPEYKSVPPQTSSLPAQ
- the LOC126354262 gene encoding zinc finger protein 628 isoform X2 is translated as MAINFSASFAAYLAAGLKVPRQFMYCIAQDTGALYVPYKDGTDRQQAQAGQWATGPLQDGTGGYHPQQQGGSSASGSPQQSCGDPETVAPPPPPTQPPQQQQQGTMTSPVPSPYPPPQDATAPPQQTPVEDDPQQHSPTQQQQGTPQQQQTQPQPQQPPASQQPAPPQQQQQHQADVEQQQQQQQQQQQRVVTAAQCFPQELQQQQQQQQQQQQHQVDVEQQQRVAAAVAAAQCFPPADMQQQHQQQQQQQQQHLAYATQHYFKDQRHTPGMPPHVLTPSGFTALHYLKQPGVMLTSLGTMGMGDGSGVGLGTSITDGTGVGVGAVAYPNVQVDVRSLPDIIQQQQQAQHQAQQQQAQGPGTGKPGRGGNGSGSELRLFKCLTCGKDFKQKSTLLQHERIHTDSRPYGCPECGKRFRQQSHLTQHLRIHANEKPYACAYCERSFRQRAILNQHLRIHSDVSPHLVFKNGMTPTLWPQDVPYPPDAEKDDAASTFGNPEDGSVPPDQARSNGQCFSPDSAGNVQQYQAYFKDAKGMNHSVFGNGGPAGNFGALQYLKQGQVKPGGLLPDVIQHGRSAGMPLYVRCPICQKEFKQKSTLLQHGCIHIESRPYPCPECGKRFRQQSHLTQHLRIHTNEKPYGCVYCGRNFRQRTILNQHIRIHTGEKPYKCGQCGKDFRQKAILDQHTRTHQGDRPFCCPMPNCRRRFATEPEVKKHIDNHMNPHAAKSRRANTAGVGVLEAKHHPGATVLGGERGPPTLLTRGIPPTAVVKPELYFPQCYAPTFNHQPPPPPPPPPPNAQFAAAQGAGGSISGGNINGAAINGNTINGNSINGTTINANAINGNTIGAASNLSNLSGSNLSGGSITAGSLNGGGINGASSSNNSTNNNQSPVMNSPAPEYKSVPPQTSSLPAQ